The genomic interval TGGCCATCTACTCTTTCATCTGTTTGCATCCCCGACTGCTGTTCATCACCCCATTGGCATACATCATGTTCTGTGTCATGGTTCCCGCGTACGCCTCCAGACACTACGACGTCCAGGAGAATTATTTGACCACCCAATGGCCTACCATTGAACCCAAGattcctgctcctgctcccgagTTTTCCAGAGACTTTTACATCAACATGGTGGACACACAAAATGCGATGACCGACTTCATTCGCACTTATGATATCGTTGCTGGCATTCTGGCACACTTGATCTACTTTGCTGGAGATGAATCACTCAGTGCTGCCATCTACTTTGTTGGAATGCTTGGGGTAGCTATCTTTTATGTATACGGAGATACCATTCTCCGTATCATGCCATGgcgcttcttcttctttgtctTTGGATGGGCTGTCATTCTACTGCTTAACCCGATGCTGCATAGAATCGTCCTGAGAgagtacaagaagctcCCTCACGAGACCCGGGAGAAGTTCACACCTGAGGCTGTAAAGGAGGTGATTGATGAACTAGCAAGAGACGAGTTCCTGTACCATACCGCCGATGATGTGAGAGTGATAGAGGTATTTGAGCTGCAAGAACTGGATGTTCACACGAGACAATGGAAGACGGCTACTTATGTTGCCCATCCTCACATTCCGTCCATGCTTCATGAGCCCAATTACTATGCTGATCCTGACGACTTGGGTTTGAGCCCTACCGCTTCAGCTGGATCTGTTGACTCTGAATCTCGAATCCTACCTCAGTTCCGTCACACAAATGGTATTCCAGACAGGACCTTTTCGCCCCCGCCAACGACCATGGGCGAGGCCATCAGAAACAttgaagaggaggtgtctATGGCAACCTACGGGGTTAGTTCTCTTCATCAGATCCCTGCGCCCCCAGGAGTTTATTCGTTAGAGGAAGTTCTACCTCCTACAGGATGGACCTTCCTGGAGGTCCCTGAGAGAGATATGCTATCTTCTCTACCGCGGTCGTCCGATTGGGAAATGGACTACATGCCTGAACAGTGGGTAGCTTGGTGGGGTGCCTGGCGCAAGTACCTCGAGATTGACCAGGACGAAAAGTGGGTCTATGACATTCTTCCCGACGGATTCAGGGgtacttggagaagaagacggtgGACCAGTCTGTGCAAGCGAAAGTCGTATCTGAAGTCCAATGTTGTTGGTCGTGTCGGAGAACGGCGTGAGCACGATTGAGCCGCAAAACAATAAGATCATATAAGTTATtgcattatttattattcAGCCATATGTAATTGGAAGTGACAAGTTCTTCCTGAACAAGTATGGTACGAGTAGGGTAGGCTCTTGTAACCACCTTGTCCGTTGCACAGTGTACAGTGGTTAAACCGAAGGAGCCATGAACGTCGTCTACAGCTCATCTAGCTACCGTACACAAAATCCCATCCTAACCTCTAATATATTAACATACGTGCCCCTGCGATAAATACTTCTTAACAAGCACAGTTGGACTGCTCATTATCCAGAtggatgttgatggtgtcGGCGAAATCGTCCGTGTAGTCCTCTGAGTCCACCTGTGCCATGGCGTTTCGAGCAACGGTCTCGAAAGCCTGGTCTACACCAgtgtcctccttggcacTGGTCTCAAAATAGGGA from Yarrowia lipolytica chromosome 1F, complete sequence carries:
- a CDS encoding uncharacterized protein (Compare to YALI0F19580g, some similarities with uniprot|Q03370 Saccharomyces cerevisiae YDR479c pex19, similar to Saccharomyces cerevisiae PEX29 (YDR479C); ancestral locus Anc_5.614), with translation MTSTVELAEPLSSQRNLKAISLAFHNQNDDQNLSLQPVHSHDSDIANGSSTKSDISSLDSSPKNHSDSHHKGLTDDVSAEKLRGGKIADSDGNVMSDASDSELDTDGPEPINPHAKLSVKLMDKMLALALPPKSAAVAKRVRIQQGQDPFSMNLMGKNFRGVTSRFTIIYETYYTVLEILMWKRPSFTLGVMAIYSFICLHPRLLFITPLAYIMFCVMVPAYASRHYDVQENYLTTQWPTIEPKIPAPAPEFSRDFYINMVDTQNAMTDFIRTYDIVAGILAHLIYFAGDESLSAAIYFVGMLGVAIFYVYGDTILRIMPWRFFFFVFGWAVILLLNPMLHRIVLREYKKLPHETREKFTPEAVKEVIDELARDEFLYHTADDVRVIEVFELQELDVHTRQWKTATYVAHPHIPSMLHEPNYYADPDDLGLSPTASAGSVDSESRILPQFRHTNGIPDRTFSPPPTTMGEAIRNIEEEVSMATYGVSSLHQIPAPPGVYSLEEVLPPTGWTFLEVPERDMLSSLPRSSDWEMDYMPEQWVAWWGAWRKYLEIDQDEKWVYDILPDGFRGTWRRRRWTSLCKRKSYLKSNVVGRVGERREHD